In the genome of Molothrus aeneus isolate 106 chromosome 5, BPBGC_Maene_1.0, whole genome shotgun sequence, one region contains:
- the LOC136556683 gene encoding C-type lectin domain family 2 member L-like codes for MASGAERCGSAGRGTKGLFSNIWLWRAVAGVLTAAVILISCIQFVKPSLAKTFPVCPPLELCPSGWLYFQRKCYFLSESEAAWNSSQSQCSSHNASLLVIENHQELRFMMKITKQDPWIGLYKRNEEFFWVNGKALDNELFEVKGSGSCAYLESKGVSASGCYLTRKWVCSLNINSAR; via the exons ATGGCCAGCGGCGCCGAGCGCTGCGGCTCCGCGGGGCGCGGCACCAAAG GTCTGTTCTCAAACATTTGGCTGTGGCGAGCTGTTGCTGGAGTCCTTACTGCTGCTGTCATTCTGATTTCCTGTATCCAGTTTG TAAAGCCTTCTCTGGCCAAAACATTTCCAGTGTGTCCTCCCCTGGAGCTGTGTCCATCAGGCTGGCTGTACTTCCAGAGGAAGTGTTACTTCCTCTCAGAGAGTGAGGCTGCCTGGAACTCCAGCCAGAGCCAGTGCTCCTCCCACAATGCTTCCCTGCTGGTCATCGAGAATCACCAGGAGCTG AGGTTTATGATGAAGATAACAAAGCAAGACCCATGGATTGGACTCTATAAAAGAAATGAAGAGTTCTTTTGGGTAAATGGAAAAGCATTAGACAATGAACT GTTTGAAGTAAAAggctctggcagctgtgccTATCTGGAGTCCAAAGGAGTCTCAGCCTCAGGATGTTATTTAACCAGGAAATGGGTCTGTAGCTTGAATATCAACTCAGCAAGATAA